Proteins found in one Oncorhynchus mykiss isolate Arlee chromosome 17, USDA_OmykA_1.1, whole genome shotgun sequence genomic segment:
- the LOC110494612 gene encoding transcription factor HES-5-like, giving the protein MAPTITSAVIYSNEHLTLINKPVVEKLRRDRFNNSIEQIKSLLGPEILNQQPDSKLEKADILEMTVCFLRRQQQNQPVSSSSCSAAVNPGYSRCVQ; this is encoded by the exons ATGGCACCAACAATCACTTCAGCTGTGATCTACTCTAATGAGCACCTGACTCTGATCAACAAG ccagtggtggaaaagttACGCAGAGATCGTTTCAACAACAGCATAGAGCAGATCAAGTCTCTCCTGGGTCCAGAGATCCTCAACCAGCAGCCAGACTCCAAGCTGGAGAAAGCCGACATCTTGGAGATGACAGTTTGCTTCCTGAGACGACAGCAACAGAACCAGCCAGTgagctcctcctcctgctctgcaGCTGTCAATCCGGGTTACTCCAGGTGTGTCCAATAG